The following are from one region of the Geoalkalibacter subterraneus genome:
- the alr gene encoding alanine racemase — protein sequence MICVERPTYVEIDLNALRHNFALAAERAGGAGRILAVVKADAYGHGATQVARALRRQGVHWFGTALLEEARELREAGLNDPILVLGGVFPGQEESFAALNLTPCIFDLEAARRLNAAGGASGRSISCHLKIDTGMGRVGFLPEDLPEVLKQLRELEHLHFKGVLSHLALADDPSSSHNEEQMARFHAVLDTLHEYDLHPRHVHIDNSAALYSDLMPECTLVRPGVTLYGGYPSGHFAHLDLQPVMHWRTVVAAIKTLPAGRGVSYGHRFVTERPTRIATLPVGYADGYNRRLTGCGEVLIGGRRAPVVGTVCMDWTMVDVTDLPEVGVGALVTLLGCDGDDCIRAEEWAERIGTINYEVFCQVSKRVPRVYKE from the coding sequence ATGATTTGTGTGGAACGTCCAACTTATGTAGAAATTGATCTGAATGCGCTGCGGCATAACTTTGCGCTGGCGGCGGAGCGGGCTGGAGGCGCCGGGCGCATTCTGGCCGTAGTGAAGGCCGATGCCTATGGCCACGGGGCAACTCAGGTTGCGCGCGCGTTGCGCAGGCAGGGAGTGCATTGGTTTGGAACGGCCTTGCTGGAGGAAGCGCGCGAGTTGCGTGAGGCCGGCTTGAACGACCCGATTCTTGTGCTGGGCGGCGTATTTCCCGGTCAGGAGGAGAGCTTTGCTGCGCTGAACCTGACGCCCTGCATTTTCGACCTGGAGGCCGCGCGGCGTCTGAATGCTGCTGGCGGCGCCTCTGGACGGTCCATTTCCTGTCACCTCAAAATCGACACCGGGATGGGGCGGGTCGGGTTTCTGCCGGAGGATCTGCCCGAAGTCCTGAAACAGCTGCGCGAACTGGAACATCTGCATTTCAAAGGTGTTCTGTCTCACCTCGCTCTGGCCGACGATCCGTCCTCTTCCCATAACGAAGAGCAGATGGCGCGGTTTCATGCGGTTCTTGACACGCTGCATGAGTACGACCTGCATCCCAGGCATGTGCACATCGACAACAGCGCTGCACTCTATTCAGACTTGATGCCCGAATGCACCCTTGTTCGTCCCGGCGTGACTCTCTACGGCGGCTACCCTTCCGGGCATTTTGCCCACCTTGATCTGCAGCCCGTGATGCACTGGCGCACCGTGGTCGCGGCCATCAAGACGCTGCCCGCCGGGCGCGGTGTCTCCTATGGTCACCGCTTCGTGACGGAGCGGCCCACCCGCATCGCGACCCTGCCGGTGGGCTATGCCGACGGCTACAACCGTCGCCTGACCGGCTGTGGAGAAGTCTTGATCGGCGGCCGCCGCGCTCCCGTGGTCGGCACCGTCTGCATGGACTGGACCATGGTTGATGTGACCGATCTGCCCGAGGTTGGCGTCGGCGCTCTCGTGACTTTGCTGGGCTGCGACGGTGACGACTGTATCCGTGCCGAAGAGTGGGCGGAGCGCATCGGCACCATCAACTACGAAGTTTTCTGTCAGGTCAGTAAGCGCGTGCCGCGGGTGTATAAAGAATAG
- a CDS encoding ChaN family lipoprotein, with protein sequence MAVFSRLALLLTLLMSACAPASEPLIGDPQRPYAPAREPQVGDILHLPTGHFVEEQEMLDVLADARIVYVGESHDNMASHRLQQRIIEHLSNQRPGQVAIGMEMFTPEQQEALDQWVAGELSEKEFLKQSDWYGTWRMDFDFYSDIMQLARQRRIPVIGLNAPRDLVRMVGGTEIADLDEETRARIPEMDFDDPYQKALTEAVHGGHEPNGNAFGGFLRVQTLWDESMADNIARYLQSPPGKNKQMVVLAGGNHIRYGFGIPRRVFRRLPTSYALVGNHELEIPEDKKDRLMDVRMPRFPMPAWDFEVYTRYEGLNSEKVMLGVRLDDEEGAVRIAGVMPDSVAGRAGLKEGDLILQIDGQPVEENFDLVYAVKQKKPGDTAQLVIERAGEQLEIEAIFETPASE encoded by the coding sequence ATGGCTGTTTTTTCTCGTCTTGCCCTGCTGCTGACACTCTTGATGAGCGCCTGCGCACCCGCATCAGAGCCACTGATCGGCGATCCTCAACGTCCCTACGCGCCGGCCCGCGAACCGCAGGTGGGCGACATCCTGCATCTGCCTACCGGCCATTTCGTCGAGGAACAGGAGATGCTCGACGTGCTGGCGGACGCCCGCATCGTCTATGTCGGCGAGAGCCATGACAACATGGCCTCGCACAGGCTGCAGCAGCGCATCATCGAACACCTGAGCAACCAACGCCCTGGACAGGTCGCCATCGGCATGGAGATGTTCACCCCCGAGCAGCAGGAAGCCCTCGACCAGTGGGTGGCCGGAGAGCTTTCGGAAAAGGAATTTCTCAAGCAGTCCGACTGGTACGGCACCTGGCGCATGGATTTCGACTTCTACAGTGACATCATGCAGCTGGCCCGCCAGCGCCGTATTCCTGTCATCGGACTCAACGCCCCGCGCGACCTTGTCCGCATGGTCGGGGGCACCGAGATCGCAGATCTGGACGAGGAAACCCGCGCCCGCATTCCCGAGATGGATTTCGACGACCCCTACCAGAAAGCCCTGACCGAAGCGGTGCATGGCGGCCACGAACCCAACGGCAATGCCTTTGGGGGGTTTCTGCGGGTCCAGACGCTGTGGGACGAAAGCATGGCGGACAATATCGCCCGCTACCTGCAAAGCCCCCCCGGGAAGAACAAGCAGATGGTGGTGCTGGCGGGCGGCAACCACATCCGCTACGGCTTCGGCATTCCGCGCCGCGTCTTCCGCCGCCTGCCGACCAGCTACGCACTGGTCGGCAACCACGAACTGGAGATCCCGGAGGACAAGAAGGATCGCCTGATGGACGTGCGCATGCCGCGCTTTCCCATGCCGGCCTGGGACTTCGAGGTTTATACCCGGTATGAAGGTCTGAACAGCGAGAAGGTCATGCTCGGCGTGCGCCTTGATGACGAGGAGGGCGCGGTGCGTATCGCAGGAGTCATGCCCGACTCGGTGGCCGGGCGCGCTGGGCTGAAGGAAGGCGACCTGATTCTGCAGATCGATGGCCAACCGGTTGAAGAAAACTTCGACCTGGTCTATGCCGTCAAACAGAAAAAACCAGGCGACACCGCGCAACTGGTTATCGAACGCGCCGGTGAACAACTCGAAATCGAGGCAATCTTCGAAACCCCTGCCTCTGAATAA
- a CDS encoding ASKHA domain-containing protein translates to MNKSLTYSLALDLGTTTLAGWLCDDRGCILARQRTANPQAELAADIVSRLELASAGRGAELQQALADGVESLIAALLRDAGVQRAQIGRAALAANPGITHLLVGQPVDSLIFPPHRPVFRGGETVAAAQLAINLACDIFVFPLVSGYVGGDLAAFLFGAESVRPGTLFVDIGTNAEIALFDGRRWRVTSVAAGPAFEGGEIACGMPWKAGAVDDVQVVGDRLQLHVVEGGLPRGLCGSGLLAAVAAGLESGLIAADGTLAASGSIETNLARYLAENDTGRALRLYRDAHTELVLTQDDIRAFQLAKGAVKAGIACLLQKAGVAKEDVGDVILTGSFGTSLQRKTLKKVAMLPENMVEKVRFEADGVLRGVRRFLIMEEGEQAVGKLAASLHPYPLSGTPAFEKAFIAALNF, encoded by the coding sequence GTGAATAAATCTCTTACATATTCTCTCGCTCTTGATCTCGGCACCACCACTCTTGCGGGGTGGCTGTGTGACGACCGGGGGTGCATTCTCGCCCGGCAGCGTACCGCCAATCCCCAGGCCGAGCTGGCGGCGGATATTGTTTCGCGCCTGGAACTGGCAAGCGCGGGTCGCGGCGCTGAGTTGCAGCAAGCTCTGGCCGACGGAGTCGAGTCGCTGATTGCCGCCCTGCTGCGGGATGCGGGTGTGCAGCGGGCACAGATCGGGCGCGCGGCGCTTGCCGCCAATCCCGGCATCACTCATCTGCTTGTCGGCCAGCCCGTTGATTCACTGATCTTTCCGCCTCATCGCCCCGTCTTTCGCGGCGGAGAGACCGTTGCCGCTGCACAGTTGGCGATAAATCTTGCATGCGACATTTTTGTTTTCCCGCTGGTCTCCGGCTACGTCGGCGGCGACCTGGCGGCTTTTCTTTTTGGTGCTGAGTCCGTACGGCCCGGCACCCTGTTTGTCGATATCGGCACCAATGCCGAGATCGCCCTATTTGACGGGCGGCGGTGGCGGGTAACTTCCGTGGCGGCCGGCCCGGCTTTCGAGGGGGGCGAAATCGCCTGCGGCATGCCCTGGAAGGCGGGCGCGGTCGATGATGTGCAGGTTGTGGGCGACCGGCTGCAGCTCCATGTTGTTGAAGGCGGGCTGCCGCGCGGTCTGTGCGGCAGCGGTCTGCTGGCGGCAGTGGCGGCCGGACTCGAATCCGGCTTGATTGCCGCCGATGGGACTCTGGCCGCTTCCGGCTCCATCGAAACCAATCTCGCACGCTACCTTGCAGAAAACGACACGGGGCGCGCCCTGCGGCTCTACCGCGATGCGCACACCGAGCTGGTCCTGACTCAGGATGACATCCGCGCCTTTCAACTCGCCAAGGGGGCGGTCAAGGCAGGCATCGCCTGTCTGCTGCAGAAAGCGGGAGTCGCCAAGGAGGATGTCGGGGACGTCATTCTCACCGGTTCTTTCGGGACTTCCCTGCAGCGCAAAACCTTGAAAAAGGTTGCCATGTTGCCGGAAAACATGGTAGAAAAAGTCCGTTTCGAAGCCGACGGCGTCCTGCGCGGGGTCCGTCGTTTTCTGATCATGGAGGAGGGTGAACAGGCGGTCGGCAAGCTGGCTGCGAGCCTTCATCCCTATCCTCTCTCGGGGACGCCCGCCTTCGAAAAGGCCTTCATCGCCGCGCTCAATTTCTGA
- the thiD gene encoding bifunctional hydroxymethylpyrimidine kinase/phosphomethylpyrimidine kinase, with amino-acid sequence MIEGLYLILDTDVPDLEQRLKAALRGGTRIVQYRDKNRPPEQQRQLAIQLRQLCHEAGALFIINDHPQLALDCEADGVHLGQGDLSVNKARQLLGPERLIGISTRTVEEALKAEAQGADYIGLGSMYPTSSKDDAVLVGVERLHLVRKAVRIPLVAIGGITRDRAGELIDAGADSLAVISAVFRADDPALAAREFSLQFNRRKPFPRGRVLSIAGSDSGGGAGIQADLKTTTLLGGYGACAITALTAQNTLGVRGIHPAPADFVVEQISAVLEDIGADTLKTGMLFSPEIVSAVADAIRQYTLPAVVDPVMVAKGGATLLEQAAVEAVRERLLPETYLLTPNLPEAETLCGLAVRNVDEMERAAQRLHEMGARHVLVKGGHLEGEALDVLLADGEIHHLRAPRIDTRNTHGTGCTYAAAIATFLAQGLPLGEAVGAGKKFITRAIETAIPLGSGHGPVNHWQAAWDRHLEHRP; translated from the coding sequence ATGATCGAAGGACTCTACCTGATTCTGGACACCGACGTGCCTGATCTTGAGCAGCGGCTCAAGGCTGCTTTGCGCGGCGGGACTCGCATTGTGCAGTACCGCGACAAAAATCGCCCCCCTGAACAGCAGCGGCAACTCGCCATACAGCTGCGACAGCTGTGTCATGAAGCGGGTGCGCTGTTTATTATCAATGACCATCCGCAACTGGCGCTTGACTGTGAAGCCGATGGAGTTCATCTCGGACAGGGCGATCTGTCCGTGAACAAAGCAAGGCAGCTTCTCGGCCCCGAACGCTTGATCGGCATTTCGACCCGCACGGTAGAAGAAGCCCTGAAAGCAGAGGCCCAGGGAGCGGACTACATAGGCCTGGGCAGCATGTACCCCACATCCAGCAAAGATGACGCGGTACTGGTGGGCGTTGAACGACTCCATCTGGTACGAAAGGCGGTGCGCATCCCTCTTGTCGCCATTGGCGGCATCACCCGTGACCGCGCCGGTGAATTGATCGATGCTGGAGCAGACTCCCTGGCCGTCATCTCCGCCGTGTTCCGTGCCGACGACCCTGCACTGGCAGCCCGGGAGTTTTCATTGCAGTTCAACCGTCGCAAGCCCTTCCCGCGCGGACGGGTGCTGAGCATCGCCGGCTCCGACTCCGGGGGCGGCGCCGGCATCCAGGCCGACCTCAAGACGACGACTCTGCTCGGCGGCTACGGCGCCTGCGCCATCACGGCGCTGACCGCCCAGAACACCCTGGGGGTGCGCGGCATTCACCCGGCGCCGGCGGACTTTGTCGTCGAACAGATCTCCGCGGTTCTTGAAGACATCGGAGCGGACACCCTTAAAACCGGCATGCTTTTTTCCCCTGAAATCGTTTCGGCAGTGGCCGACGCCATTCGTCAATACACTCTTCCCGCCGTGGTCGACCCGGTTATGGTCGCCAAGGGAGGCGCCACCCTGCTTGAACAGGCGGCAGTGGAAGCGGTGCGTGAGCGGCTTCTGCCTGAAACCTATCTGCTCACTCCCAATCTGCCCGAGGCCGAAACCCTGTGCGGACTGGCGGTGCGCAACGTGGACGAGATGGAACGCGCTGCGCAAAGACTGCACGAGATGGGGGCGCGGCACGTCCTGGTCAAAGGCGGCCACCTCGAAGGTGAAGCCCTCGACGTTCTGCTGGCAGACGGCGAAATTCATCATCTGCGTGCGCCACGCATCGACACCCGCAACACTCACGGCACAGGCTGCACCTATGCGGCTGCGATCGCGACTTTCCTTGCCCAGGGGCTTCCCCTGGGCGAAGCGGTAGGAGCGGGGAAAAAATTCATAACCCGCGCCATCGAGACCGCCATCCCCCTCGGCAGCGGCCACGGCCCCGTTAATCACTGGCAGGCCGCGTGGGATCGCCATCTGGAACACCGCCCTTGA
- the thiC gene encoding phosphomethylpyrimidine synthase ThiC, whose amino-acid sequence MTQLESARKGIVTDLMRQAAAAEGIDPEILRQRMAEGTAIICHNVKREKGLPLAVGKGMRTKVNANIGTSKDDTSIDKELEKARVAMRAGADAIMDLSTGGPVDEIRAAIIAETDVCIGSVPLYQAAVDTVLKKKKALVDMTVDDIFDGIAKHLDDGVDFITVHCGVTRSTVERMRNEGRVMDVVSRGGSFTVEWMAHNNAENPLFEHFDRLLEIVKPYDATLSLGDGFRPGCLADATDRAQIHELILLGELTQRAWDAGVQVMIEGPGHVPLNQIEANIQLQKRLCHGAPFYVLGPLVTDIAPGYDHITCAIGGTLAAAAGADFLCYVTPSEHLRLPTVADVHEGVMASRIAAHAADVVKGVGGAMDKDIAMAKARKNLDWEGQFTLALDPEKARRLRAESGVDEEHGACTMCGEFCAYKVMSDGSRKQNVGG is encoded by the coding sequence ATGACTCAGCTCGAATCGGCCCGTAAGGGCATTGTAACCGACCTCATGCGCCAGGCTGCGGCAGCCGAAGGCATCGACCCCGAAATCCTGCGCCAGCGCATGGCCGAAGGCACCGCCATCATCTGCCACAACGTCAAACGCGAAAAAGGGCTGCCGCTGGCGGTGGGCAAAGGGATGCGCACCAAGGTCAACGCCAACATCGGCACCAGCAAAGACGACACCAGTATTGACAAGGAGCTTGAGAAAGCCCGCGTCGCCATGCGCGCCGGCGCCGACGCCATCATGGACCTCTCCACCGGCGGACCGGTGGATGAAATCCGTGCGGCGATCATTGCCGAAACCGACGTCTGCATCGGCAGCGTGCCTCTCTACCAGGCGGCGGTCGACACGGTGCTGAAAAAGAAAAAAGCGCTTGTCGACATGACGGTGGATGATATCTTCGACGGCATCGCCAAGCATCTCGACGACGGTGTCGACTTCATCACGGTGCATTGCGGGGTCACCCGCAGCACGGTGGAACGTATGCGCAACGAAGGGCGGGTGATGGACGTCGTCTCGCGCGGCGGCTCCTTTACCGTGGAATGGATGGCGCACAACAATGCGGAAAATCCGCTGTTCGAACATTTTGACCGCCTGCTCGAGATCGTCAAACCCTACGACGCCACTCTGTCGCTTGGTGACGGATTTCGCCCCGGCTGCCTGGCCGATGCCACCGACCGCGCCCAGATCCACGAACTGATCCTGCTGGGCGAACTGACGCAGCGCGCCTGGGACGCAGGCGTACAGGTGATGATTGAAGGGCCGGGCCATGTGCCCCTCAACCAGATCGAAGCGAATATACAGCTGCAGAAAAGGCTCTGTCACGGCGCTCCCTTTTATGTACTCGGCCCGCTGGTGACCGACATTGCGCCGGGCTACGACCATATCACCTGCGCCATCGGCGGCACCCTGGCCGCCGCCGCCGGAGCCGACTTCCTCTGCTACGTCACTCCGAGCGAGCACCTGCGCCTGCCGACGGTGGCGGACGTGCATGAAGGCGTCATGGCCAGCCGCATCGCCGCCCATGCCGCCGACGTGGTCAAGGGGGTCGGCGGCGCCATGGACAAGGATATCGCCATGGCCAAGGCGCGCAAGAATCTCGACTGGGAGGGGCAGTTCACCCTGGCGCTCGATCCCGAAAAAGCGCGTCGCCTGCGTGCCGAGTCCGGCGTGGATGAAGAGCACGGCGCCTGCACCATGTGCGGCGAATTCTGTGCTTACAAGGTGATGAGCGACGGCAGCCGCAAACAGAACGTCGGCGGCTGA
- a CDS encoding CooT family nickel-binding protein, with the protein MCLDSGAFFLVQGEEQRTLEHVASILPGHQGLKLIDASGNIENVTGLIEEIDLLNRRIVMAA; encoded by the coding sequence ATGTGCCTGGACTCCGGCGCCTTTTTTCTCGTTCAGGGTGAAGAACAACGAACCCTGGAACATGTTGCCTCGATACTGCCCGGCCATCAAGGGCTCAAGCTGATCGATGCTTCCGGCAATATCGAAAACGTGACAGGCCTTATTGAAGAGATCGACCTGCTCAACCGCCGCATCGTCATGGCCGCCTGA
- a CDS encoding class II fructose-bisphosphate aldolase: MSDTVSYTELGLANTREMFKKAVGGGYAIPAYNFNNLEQLQAIITACAETSSPVIVQVSKGARDYANETMLRYMALGAVRMAREMGSNIPIALHLDHGDSFELCKSCVDSGFSSVMIDGSHLPYEENVKLTRQVVEYAHQHDVTVEGELGVLAGIEDEVQAETSTYTKPEEVEDFVSKTGVDSLAISIGTSHGAYKFKLKEGEEVPPLRFDILEEIERRIPGFPIVLHGASSVLQEYVQLINNYGGKMEGAVGVPEEQLRRAAASAVCKINIDSDGRLAVTAKVREYLSQHPEEFDPRKYLGVARKELIKLIKHKNETVLGSAGRA, from the coding sequence ATGAGTGACACCGTCAGCTACACAGAGCTCGGACTGGCCAACACCCGCGAGATGTTCAAAAAGGCCGTGGGGGGAGGCTATGCAATTCCAGCATATAATTTTAACAACCTCGAGCAGCTGCAGGCGATCATTACGGCATGTGCTGAAACATCTTCGCCGGTGATTGTGCAGGTCAGCAAGGGGGCCCGGGACTACGCCAATGAGACCATGCTGCGCTACATGGCCCTGGGCGCGGTGCGCATGGCGCGCGAAATGGGCAGCAACATTCCCATCGCTCTGCATCTCGATCATGGCGATTCGTTCGAATTATGCAAGTCCTGTGTGGACTCCGGTTTTTCTTCGGTCATGATCGATGGTTCGCATCTGCCTTACGAGGAAAACGTCAAGCTGACCCGCCAGGTCGTTGAATATGCCCATCAGCACGACGTGACCGTCGAAGGGGAGCTGGGTGTGCTGGCCGGCATCGAGGACGAGGTTCAGGCGGAGACTTCGACTTACACCAAGCCCGAAGAGGTCGAGGATTTTGTCTCCAAGACCGGCGTCGATTCCCTGGCGATTTCCATCGGAACCAGTCACGGCGCGTACAAGTTCAAGCTGAAGGAAGGTGAAGAAGTTCCGCCCCTGCGCTTCGATATCCTCGAGGAGATCGAGCGCCGCATTCCCGGCTTTCCCATTGTCCTGCACGGCGCTTCGAGCGTGCTGCAGGAGTATGTCCAGCTGATCAACAATTACGGCGGCAAGATGGAAGGTGCGGTCGGCGTTCCGGAAGAGCAGCTGCGCCGTGCGGCGGCCAGTGCCGTGTGCAAGATCAACATCGACTCCGATGGTCGCCTGGCTGTGACCGCCAAGGTACGTGAATATCTCAGCCAGCACCCCGAGGAGTTCGACCCCCGCAAATATCTCGGGGTGGCGCGCAAGGAGCTGATCAAGCTGATCAAGCACAAGAATGAGACGGTGCTGGGGAGTGCCGGACGGGCTTGA
- the purH gene encoding bifunctional phosphoribosylaminoimidazolecarboxamide formyltransferase/IMP cyclohydrolase, with protein sequence MVTIKRALISLSDKTGIVEFARELTAFGVEILSTGGTAKLLRDNGLTVKDVSDFTGFPEMLDGRVKTLHPKVHGGLLGMRDNPEHVAKMKEHGIEPIDMVVVNLYPFEATVAKPGCSLEDAIENIDIGGPTMLRSAAKNNRDVTVIVDNSDFAAVLDEMKSANGAVSRETNFRLAVKVYQHTAAYDGAISNWLGRKLDEESADFPPTLSFQFHKAQGMRYGENPHQKAAFYVEKDVKEASIATARQLQGKALSYNNIADTDAALECIKQFGEGPACVIVKHANPCGVALGDNLLDAYERAFKTDPESAFGGIIAFNRTLDAATARAIVDRQFVEVIIAPDVADDAAEVVAAKKNVRLLACGQWQEEPVARLDFKRVNGGLLVQDADLALIDEMKVVTKRQPTDKEMKDLLFTWRVSKFVKSNAIVYGKDGMTIGVGAGQMSRVNSARIAAIKAEHAGLDVKGSVMASDAFFPFRDGIDNAAEVGISAVIQPGGSIRDEEVIAAADEHGMAMVFTSMRHFRH encoded by the coding sequence ATGGTCACCATCAAACGTGCCCTCATCAGCCTGTCCGACAAGACCGGCATCGTGGAATTCGCCCGTGAACTCACCGCATTCGGTGTCGAGATCCTCTCCACCGGCGGCACCGCAAAGCTGCTGCGCGACAACGGCTTGACCGTCAAGGACGTCTCCGACTTCACCGGCTTCCCCGAGATGCTCGACGGTCGGGTCAAGACCCTGCATCCCAAGGTGCACGGCGGACTGCTCGGCATGCGCGACAACCCCGAGCACGTCGCTAAAATGAAGGAGCACGGCATCGAGCCGATCGATATGGTGGTGGTCAATCTCTATCCTTTCGAAGCCACCGTTGCCAAGCCCGGCTGCAGCCTTGAGGACGCCATCGAGAACATCGATATCGGCGGACCCACCATGCTGCGCAGCGCCGCCAAGAACAACCGCGACGTGACGGTGATTGTCGACAACAGCGATTTTGCCGCAGTGCTCGATGAAATGAAGTCAGCCAACGGGGCCGTGTCGCGTGAGACCAATTTCCGGCTGGCAGTCAAGGTCTACCAGCACACCGCGGCCTATGACGGCGCCATCTCCAACTGGCTCGGACGCAAGCTCGATGAGGAGTCGGCTGATTTCCCGCCCACGCTCAGCTTTCAGTTTCACAAGGCGCAGGGGATGCGTTACGGAGAGAACCCCCATCAAAAAGCCGCATTCTATGTGGAGAAGGACGTCAAAGAGGCGTCCATCGCCACCGCGCGGCAGCTGCAGGGCAAGGCTCTGTCCTACAACAACATTGCCGACACGGACGCGGCGCTTGAATGCATCAAGCAGTTCGGCGAGGGCCCGGCCTGTGTCATCGTCAAGCACGCCAACCCTTGCGGCGTGGCGTTGGGTGACAACCTGCTCGATGCCTACGAACGCGCTTTCAAGACCGACCCCGAATCGGCCTTCGGCGGCATCATCGCTTTCAACCGCACCCTTGACGCCGCAACCGCCCGCGCCATTGTCGACCGGCAATTCGTCGAGGTGATCATCGCCCCCGACGTGGCCGACGATGCCGCTGAAGTGGTCGCCGCCAAGAAGAACGTCCGCTTGCTGGCCTGCGGCCAGTGGCAGGAAGAGCCCGTGGCGCGTCTCGATTTCAAGCGGGTCAATGGCGGCCTGCTGGTTCAGGACGCCGACCTGGCCCTGATCGATGAGATGAAGGTGGTGACCAAGCGCCAGCCCACCGACAAGGAGATGAAGGATCTGCTCTTCACTTGGCGAGTCTCTAAATTTGTCAAGTCCAACGCCATCGTCTACGGCAAGGACGGCATGACTATCGGCGTCGGCGCCGGCCAGATGAGCCGGGTCAACTCGGCCCGCATCGCCGCCATCAAGGCCGAGCATGCCGGGCTGGATGTCAAGGGGTCGGTGATGGCTTCCGATGCCTTCTTCCCCTTCCGCGACGGCATCGACAACGCTGCCGAAGTCGGAATCTCCGCCGTGATCCAGCCGGGCGGTTCCATCCGCGACGAAGAAGTCATCGCCGCCGCCGACGAACACGGCATGGCGATGGTGTTCACCTCCATGCGTCATTTCCGGCATTGA
- the speD gene encoding adenosylmethionine decarboxylase, which yields MAKKIRRPSRRPKLKLRGFNNLTKTLSFNIYDVCYARSPQARKEYLEYIDEEYNSKRLVKILGEVSDIIGANVLNISSQDYDPMGASVTVLIAEEPVDARPDQVLAHLDKSHLCIHTYPETDSKTGISTFRVDVDVSTCGKISPLKALNHLIRSFESDIVLMDYKVRGFTRDVRGKKHYIDHRIHSIQQYIDKKILDIYSCVDINIHQENLFHTKMLLRDFNLENYLFASAYADFSEDERDRIKESLKREMTEIFYSKNIYGGPR from the coding sequence ATGGCCAAAAAAATACGCCGTCCGAGCCGGCGCCCCAAGCTGAAGCTGCGCGGCTTCAACAACCTGACCAAGACCCTGTCCTTCAACATCTACGATGTCTGCTACGCCCGCTCACCGCAGGCCCGCAAGGAATATCTCGAATATATCGACGAGGAGTACAACTCCAAGCGACTGGTCAAGATTCTGGGCGAGGTGTCCGACATCATCGGCGCCAATGTCCTCAACATTTCCAGCCAGGATTACGATCCCATGGGCGCGAGCGTCACCGTGCTGATCGCCGAAGAGCCTGTAGACGCTCGCCCCGACCAGGTACTGGCGCACCTCGACAAAAGCCATCTGTGCATCCACACCTACCCCGAGACCGATTCAAAAACGGGGATCTCGACCTTTCGCGTCGATGTGGACGTCTCCACCTGCGGTAAAATCAGCCCGCTCAAAGCTCTCAACCATCTGATCCGCTCCTTCGAGTCGGATATCGTGCTGATGGATTACAAGGTGCGCGGCTTCACCCGCGACGTACGTGGCAAAAAGCACTACATCGACCATCGCATCCACTCCATTCAGCAGTATATCGACAAGAAGATTCTGGATATCTACAGCTGCGTTGATATCAATATTCACCAGGAGAACCTGTTTCACACAAAGATGCTGCTGCGCGACTTCAACCTGGAGAACTACCTTTTCGCTTCGGCCTATGCCGATTTCTCCGAGGATGAACGCGACCGCATCAAGGAAAGCCTGAAACGTGAGATGACAGAAATTTTCTATTCCAAGAACATTTACGGGGGCCCCCGGTGA